TGAATTTGTTCCGAAAAGACATCGATTCTAAATTCTTCAATATTAACTTTGGCGATTTGTTTATGGTCGAGTCTTGCTAGAAACAGTAATTGATGAACAAGATTACGTGTATCACTTAATTCCTTTTTTAAATCAGATAAGGTTTCTTTACCGAAATCAGATAGACGATCTTGTTCAACGCTTAATACATCAATACCAGCTTGTAGTACAGATAATGGTGTTCTTAGTTCGTGTGAAGCATTTTCCACAAATTCTTGTTGTTCTTTATAAGATGCAATTATTGGTTCCATTGCCTGATTAGTAATTTTCTTGCCGAAGTAGTATGCCATAAAACAAAAGATTATGGAGAGTAAAAATGAGATACTGATAAATTGCTTTATTAGATAAATAACTGATGATAAATCTTTCCCACTATAGATTGTACCGAGGTAATGATTTGATGAATCATACACCTCTTCTGCTGCAATCATTAAATTAAGTTCTTCTTTATCATGAGGAGCAATTCGTTTAATCACAACTTTATTTTGATTAGGATTAATCTGTTTTAATACTTTTTCTATATCCTTTGTATACCCGGGTGATGTTTCATCATAGATTTCAAATCCGTTATTTTTATTTAAAAAATAATTAAAATAAACATTTTTACGTTTATGTTTCCTTGGAGTATTGTCAACATTTGGACCTAGAGATGCAGCATTCATTTTTACTTCTTTTATTTCTTCTTTTAGTACTGTAATTAGATCACTTTTTTGGTCTAAGTAAATGTAAAACGACAATACCATTCCTACTGAAATATTAAATAATATAATGAAAATCATTAAAATTCTAAGATTAAAAAATGTTAATCGTTTGCTAATTTGTTGAAATAATGAAATCTCATTTTTCGATTGTATATCCAACACCTCTAACACTCTTTATATAAGTTTTCTGATTTGGCGGATCAATTTTTTTTCTTAGATTTTTCACATACGCTTCAACAGCATTACTTGTTACTTCTGATTCAATTCCCCATACTCTTTCAAAAATAACTTCTCTAGTAAGCACAATCCCTCTATTTTTTACTAATAAATCAAATAATTGTAATTCTCTTTGCGTTAAAATTATTTGATCATTGCCTCTACATAAACTAAAATTTGTCCGATTATATGTTAAGTCTTCAATCGTGATGATTTCATCTTGAAGTGGTGCAAAATTTCTTCGATTAAGTACTTTAATTCTTGCGGCAAGTTCACTAAAATCAAATGGTTTAATTAAATAGTCATCCGCTCCAGCTTCTAATCCTTCCACACGGTGGTTAATACTATCTCTCGCTGTTAACATTAAGATAGGTCCTTTAAAGCCATCACTTCTAAGCTTTTTGCATATTTCTAAACCACTAATTTCAGGTAACATCCAGTCCAAAATAAGTAAATCAAAATCATAGTGAGTAGCTAATTCCAATGCATGCTTCCCATTAGTAGTCCATTCGATTTGAAATGGAGTTTGTGTTTTTAGCAAATGGGTTGTCATTTTCCCTAATTTTTGATCGTCTTCAGCGAATAAAATTTTCAAAAGATGTCTCCTCTATTAAGTTCTCAATTAGGAACTTAAATTCTTTTTCGTATTAAAAGATAACTTCTTTATTATTCTTTCGTAAATTCTTAATAATATTTTCATTAATGGTTCCGTTAATGAAGATGTTTTTAAAACAACAACTGCAACTACACCAGCCAAAATAAATGCACCTATTATATCAAATGGATAATGGACTCCAACAAAGATTCTTGAAATACCTACTAATATCGCCCAAACAAATGAAATCAAACCTAAACGATCTTTTCTAAACAATAAAATAAGCGCAGTAGAAAATACTAATGTCCCGTGATCACTTACAAAAGATGAATCTGATGAATGTGAAATCAGTTTCGTGACATGGTGATTAACGAATGGTCTTGCGTGGTAATAAAATTGATGGATAATAAAGTTACCACCTAGTGCTAAAATAAGTGTTAGTACAATATAAAAAGCTGTATACTTACGTTCGCTACCTTTTTGAACCCATAAATAACATAAAAGTGCTATTACGATTAAAATGGCAGATTTAGATAAAAATATCATTACATTATCTAATGCAGGCCAAATGCCTGCAAAACTATTTATTAATTTAAATATTGAGTAGTTCATTAAAATTTCCTCCATTTTTTTGATCGAAAATTATTATATAAAAGTTTTATGAAAAATTGATGAAAATTTAGTTGGGATTTTCTATTACAAATAAAAAAAGACCTATTGAAGAATAGATCTTTTAATTGAAATAAAAAATTGCAATTTTTTAATATTTCATTACATCTGTTTTAATAAACGTTCTTCAATAACATGTTTATAAATAACTTCTGCTAATTCTTTCTCTACTTCAAATCTTGAATCTGCAGATAAATCGAAATGACTTCCGTTTAAAATAAAAATCATGCCAAATTGTTTTTCTTCATGCCAATATAAATTGCTGATTAATCCGTATGCTTCACCCGCATGCCCAATCATTTCTTTGTAACCCGGTAAGAAGTCGTGGCTAATATGAAAACCAAGTCCCATTTTACTAAAGAAGTGATTATTTCCTTCTCTAGACCATTGAATTGATGTCATTAATTTTGACGTTTGTTGTTCAAGAATTTGTTGTCCATTTAAACTCCCATTTAACATATGTGCCCGTAAAAATTTACTTAATTCAAGTGCGGATGTCCTTAGTCCGCCTTGAGGTTCAAATAACCCTCCATGATTACCGATGATGTATTGATCCCAATGAGTATTCGAATATCCAGTCTGCTTAACATCATCAATTGATACTTTATATTCGTTTGTATTTTTATTTTTTTCATATATGTTTGCTAGTTCATGGCTTTTATTAAAGTTAGAATATGAAAAAGCTACATCCTTCATTTCTAGAGGTTCAAAAATATTTTGTTTGATATATTGGTCGAATCTTAAATTAGTGACTTTTTCAATAATAGCACCGCAAATGATCGCACCAATATTTGAATACATCCACTGATCACCTGGTTTCCAATCCCCCCATATCTCTTTCGTGAAATACATTCCATTTTCATCTAATAATTCTATAAGTTGTAAAGAAAAATTTGAATGTCCATCTTTAATGTACTTAGCATAAACACTATTTGAAGCATCGTCTGAGTTAAGTGAAGATGTATGAGTTAAAATTTGTCTCAACGTAATATAAGAATGAGGGAATTTAGGATTTCTTACTTTAAAACCTAAATAATGACTAATATCTTCATTTAAATCGATTAGATTTCTTTCGACTAATTGCATAATTGCTGTAGCAGTAAAAAGTTTTGAAATAGAAGCAATTCGAAACATCGTATTTTCTGTAACTAATTCTTTTGTTTCTAAATTACGATAACCATAAGCCTCAGACCAAATCAGTTTATCTTTTATTACCGCAGCAGCTTGACATCCGACAATATTAAATTTGTCCATTATTAATTCAATTTCTTTTGATACAATTTTATTTTTATGTTGTTTAGTTTTGTTTTGAATATTAACCTCTCCAATCTGTAAATTTCAAGTGAATTTTATGAAAAGTACTATAAATTTTTTATGTAAAAAAATTTTTTAAATGAAGCGTTTACAAAGTTATTTTAATATTGTAATAGTCCCTACCTGTTGCTAAAATGAATCATAGAAAATGCAATTAAGGGGATAGAATGGATGATTTTGATCGAGGTTTTTGTTTATGCAGGGATTATAGCTGCTAGCATTTCTGGTACTTTGGTTGGTATTCAAAAGAAATTAGACTTATTTGGTGTTGTTTTTTTAGCAGCTTGTACTGCGCTTGGCGGAGGGTTAATTCGTGATATTATTTTAGGTCAAACGGTACCGAATGCTTTCGCAAAACCTCAATACTTTATCGTAAGTACAGTCGTTTCAATTGTAACCTGGTTATTTTATCAACGAACAATGCAGTTCCAATCAACTTTAATCATTACTGATGCAATTGGTCTAGGGGTTTTTACTGCTGTTGGTTCATATTCGGCAATTGATCACGGTTTAAAAGGTTCTTTTTTAATTATTTCGATGGGGTTAATTACTGGAATTGGTGGTGGAATTATGCGAGATGTATTCGCAAGAGAAATTCCATTTGTATTCCGAAAAGAAATTTATGCAATTGCAGCAATTATTGGCTCTATAACAATTTTGTTTACACATGGTGAATTTACTAAACTGCAATCTTTGTATATTTGTTTTCTAATTACAACAGCAATTCGAATGATCGCTGTTCGATACAAAGTAAACTTTCCTATTAGAAATGTAAATGATAAATCGTTTTTACTTTAAGCTTAACAAAAGTGTTAAGCTATTTTTAATGGTCCTAACCAATATTTGATTAGGACCATTTTCATTACTTAGAAACACTATTTGATTCTATGTATTCTTTATATAAAATTTCTTTTTGTACATATTCTTTTAATTCATCAATTACTTCAGCTACTTTTGCAAAAGCTTCAGGCTTCACAACTGTATCATTTTCAAAATCAACTGGATCTAAAACTAGTTGTTTTGGTAATGCATTTCCATATACACCACGAATTACAGTTCTCATACTATTTAAAGCGTTTATACCACCTTTTCCACCACCAGCTACTGCTAATAATGAAATTGGCTTTTTCTTAAATGGCTCAGAGCCTAATAGTTCAACTAGATTTTTTAAAGCTCCACTCATTGCATTATTGTACTCTGGCGTACAAATAACGATTCCATCAGCTTTCACTAATAATTCTCTAATTGCCTTAACTGCTTCTATTTCTTTTTGTTCAGCTTCCCCGTTATAAAGAGGAACTTGCTCAAATGCTAAATCTAAATTTGTAAATTTATTAGAGTCTGCGATTTGTTTTGCTAAGAATCTAGTTCGACCATTTGCTCTAGGTGAACCATTTACTACTACAATATTCATTTAAATTCCCCTCACTACTTAAAATAATTGTCGCTTAATTGACAATTTTTTACTAATAATTCTTTTAAACTACAAATTATAGTATAAATGAAATCTATTTATTTGCCTATTACTTTAAACTGAATTTAATGAAAACTTCGATTTTAAAACGCTTAAAAGGTGTGGGATTTATTATGAACTTCTTATGGGTAAGGAAATCTCGTCTTCTTGTCATTTTACTTCCTCATATACACCCTATAATTTAGTAAATAGCACTTCTCCTTAAATTTTTCTTACTCAGGAATACCCCAAGAGTAAGGTATTTCCTTATCCAAGATTTATTCAATTGATATAACACTAAAGTTTAGTATATACTTATTTGACAGAATATTGAAATTACATATGAAATGGGTGTGATACATATTGGAGAATAAGGCGGTAAATAAAAAGGCGACAATTAGTATCATTATTGCAATGGCTACTTTTGGCACTGTAGGTTTCGTCGCTCCTAAAACAGGCCTAAAAGCCATTGATTTAGTTTTTATAAGATGTGTTTTTGCAAGTATTTTTTTATTTTCTGTTTGGTATTTTTCAGGGTTAGCTAAAAAAGAAATATTTAATAAAAAAGATATAACTCTTTCATTATTTAGTGGGATCCTTTTAGTTTTGAATTGGGTATTTTTATTTAAATCATTTGAAAATTTATCAGTTACAATTTCAGTTTCAATTTATTACTTAGCTCCCGTTATTTTATTCTTATTAGGTAGTATAATTTATAAGGAAAAAATTACAGTTATTCCTTTACTTGGAGTATTAAGTAGTTTTATCGGCTCAATTCTTTTATCCGGAATTAATTCCGATTTTACACTTGATAAATTCCTTTCATCTGGTGTTATTTGGGCATTTCTTGCGGCAATCTTTTATGGATTATTAATGATTGTGAATAAAGGGATTACACAAACAAGTTCATATTTTACGACTTTACTTCAGACAACATTAGGTTTCCTACTTTTAATTCCTTTTGTTAAATTTGATTCTTTTCAAAACTTGCATTTAGAAAACTGGAGTTTTATTTTGATTATTGGATTTGTTCATACAGGCATTATTTATGCATTATTCTTTGGTAATATTCGATTTTTACCTTCTAATATGATAGCTGTGTTAACATTTTTAGATCCTGCAGTAGCCATTGTGTTAGATACAGTCATAACAGGATTTAAACCAACACCAACCCAAGTAGTTGGAATTTTTATGACATTTTTAGGTATCGCTTTAATACTGCTACTGAATTCACCGAAGAAAGTTTCGCAAAATTCAAATGAAAAAATTGCAAATTAACGATTCATTCAGTTAAAAAGAACTTTAACTTCATTGTCAAACTATACTAAAAGGACTATAATGAAGTCATAAAGAATATACTAAAAAGGGATGTGCTGCGAACACACCCCTTCCGAGTAGTAATTGGTAAAGTTGCTTTCCTCGGATCCAGTGAAAAAATAATCACCACAACCATTTCGAGGGGTAGGGTGGTTATTTTTTTTTGCTAATAGAAATGATAATACCGATTATGCTTAAGATTACAGTTGCAGTTATTCCAACACATTGAATAATTAAATTTGCAATCTCATAACCAGTCACATTCTCACCTCCCTTCTTAGCGAAGAAAGGCACCTACCACAACCCTACTCTACCTAATTTTACCATAAGTATATTCAAAACACCAGAATGTATGTTCTGTTTTTACAATATTTGATTACAAGCCATTTCGTCTATTCATGAAGAGGAACCTTACCTCAACTGCATTTTTTTTAACTTAATAAGGCTACTAGAATGATGGGTAATGAAAATCCATCATTCCTAAAAAACGTTCAATTAAAAACAAGTTTACATAATACTTTCAGATAAATAAAAAAGAACACTTGTTTTAAGTGCTCCCTAATTTCTACAATTAATTATTAAGTGTAAAATTCTGTTAAGATGGCTATTATCATTCCAACGACAAAAGCAACGCGAAATCGCTAGAATGTAATACAAGCTCATATTTCGAAATACCATTTTTTTAATTCTTCTATTTTTTCACTTACTTTCTTTAGTAATGAATTCTTTTCTTGAGTGGCTGCCGTTTCTAATAACAGTTGTTGATCTTGTTTTCTTTGTTCTCTCCATTCTTCTATCAGTAAGCTAGTCTGCTTTTCTCGTTGCTTTAATACTTCTTTATGTTGTAGATCCATCTTTTTAGAAAGTCTTTCTTCCATTTCATTCATAAGTTTTTCAATTGTTTGCAACTGGTGTTCATTGTTTATCTTTATTAGGTGCTCTGTTAGGTTTAAAGACTTTTCTTCGATGATCATGTCAGTATGAGGTATTAATCTATTGGTTTGCTCTTTTATCATTCTCGCAGACTTCTCTAACGTCATACCATCAAGCTTGCTTAATTCAATTAGTTTTTCGAAAATCAAGACATCATAATTTGAATATTGTCGATGTCCTCTACTATTCTTCT
This genomic interval from Gottfriedia acidiceleris contains the following:
- a CDS encoding response regulator transcription factor, which gives rise to MKILFAEDDQKLGKMTTHLLKTQTPFQIEWTTNGKHALELATHYDFDLLILDWMLPEISGLEICKKLRSDGFKGPILMLTARDSINHRVEGLEAGADDYLIKPFDFSELAARIKVLNRRNFAPLQDEIITIEDLTYNRTNFSLCRGNDQIILTQRELQLFDLLVKNRGIVLTREVIFERVWGIESEVTSNAVEAYVKNLRKKIDPPNQKTYIKSVRGVGYTIEK
- a CDS encoding trimeric intracellular cation channel family protein; the encoded protein is MILIEVFVYAGIIAASISGTLVGIQKKLDLFGVVFLAACTALGGGLIRDIILGQTVPNAFAKPQYFIVSTVVSIVTWLFYQRTMQFQSTLIITDAIGLGVFTAVGSYSAIDHGLKGSFLIISMGLITGIGGGIMRDVFAREIPFVFRKEIYAIAAIIGSITILFTHGEFTKLQSLYICFLITTAIRMIAVRYKVNFPIRNVNDKSFLL
- a CDS encoding serine hydrolase domain-containing protein; protein product: MDKFNIVGCQAAAVIKDKLIWSEAYGYRNLETKELVTENTMFRIASISKLFTATAIMQLVERNLIDLNEDISHYLGFKVRNPKFPHSYITLRQILTHTSSLNSDDASNSVYAKYIKDGHSNFSLQLIELLDENGMYFTKEIWGDWKPGDQWMYSNIGAIICGAIIEKVTNLRFDQYIKQNIFEPLEMKDVAFSYSNFNKSHELANIYEKNKNTNEYKVSIDDVKQTGYSNTHWDQYIIGNHGGLFEPQGGLRTSALELSKFLRAHMLNGSLNGQQILEQQTSKLMTSIQWSREGNNHFFSKMGLGFHISHDFLPGYKEMIGHAGEAYGLISNLYWHEEKQFGMIFILNGSHFDLSADSRFEVEKELAEVIYKHVIEERLLKQM
- a CDS encoding MerR family transcriptional regulator, with product MIDGDVILTSTQIREQLELKPSTFRKYQDILENVGYTIKKNSRGHRQYSNYDVLIFEKLIELSKLDGMTLEKSARMIKEQTNRLIPHTDMIIEEKSLNLTEHLIKINNEHQLQTIEKLMNEMEERLSKKMDLQHKEVLKQREKQTSLLIEEWREQRKQDQQLLLETAATQEKNSLLKKVSEKIEELKKWYFEI
- a CDS encoding sensor histidine kinase; translation: MSFYIYLDQKSDLITVLKEEIKEVKMNAASLGPNVDNTPRKHKRKNVYFNYFLNKNNGFEIYDETSPGYTKDIEKVLKQINPNQNKVVIKRIAPHDKEELNLMIAAEEVYDSSNHYLGTIYSGKDLSSVIYLIKQFISISFLLSIIFCFMAYYFGKKITNQAMEPIIASYKEQQEFVENASHELRTPLSVLQAGIDVLSVEQDRLSDFGKETLSDLKKELSDTRNLVHQLLFLARLDHKQIAKVNIEEFRIDVFSEQIQKAWQYKASEKKQIIQLLNEEKFIVKTNQESLKQLINIFVDNAIKYSNENCSISLNYYVRSEKKANYFYYEINDKGIGIAKELQEKIFNRFYRIEEHRSRDEGNTGLGLSIAKSIIESLNGEIIVNSEVGKGSSFKIKIPISNLFQIKTNI
- a CDS encoding NADPH-dependent FMN reductase, with product MNIVVVNGSPRANGRTRFLAKQIADSNKFTNLDLAFEQVPLYNGEAEQKEIEAVKAIRELLVKADGIVICTPEYNNAMSGALKNLVELLGSEPFKKKPISLLAVAGGGKGGINALNSMRTVIRGVYGNALPKQLVLDPVDFENDTVVKPEAFAKVAEVIDELKEYVQKEILYKEYIESNSVSK
- a CDS encoding phosphatase PAP2 family protein, coding for MNYSIFKLINSFAGIWPALDNVMIFLSKSAILIVIALLCYLWVQKGSERKYTAFYIVLTLILALGGNFIIHQFYYHARPFVNHHVTKLISHSSDSSFVSDHGTLVFSTALILLFRKDRLGLISFVWAILVGISRIFVGVHYPFDIIGAFILAGVVAVVVLKTSSLTEPLMKILLRIYERIIKKLSFNTKKNLSS
- a CDS encoding DMT family transporter — translated: MENKAVNKKATISIIIAMATFGTVGFVAPKTGLKAIDLVFIRCVFASIFLFSVWYFSGLAKKEIFNKKDITLSLFSGILLVLNWVFLFKSFENLSVTISVSIYYLAPVILFLLGSIIYKEKITVIPLLGVLSSFIGSILLSGINSDFTLDKFLSSGVIWAFLAAIFYGLLMIVNKGITQTSSYFTTLLQTTLGFLLLIPFVKFDSFQNLHLENWSFILIIGFVHTGIIYALFFGNIRFLPSNMIAVLTFLDPAVAIVLDTVITGFKPTPTQVVGIFMTFLGIALILLLNSPKKVSQNSNEKIAN